A window of Quercus robur chromosome 12, dhQueRobu3.1, whole genome shotgun sequence genomic DNA:
TCCAACTGATGTCCACAATTTGTTAGTAGGTGTGTACAAAGTGTGAATGTTGGAATGTGAGACAATCATAGTCcttacatcatattatttatttctttttctatgaCCACAACCCTTGCCACAAGtcccataataaaaaaaaaaacccttgccACAACTTGTTGAAATGATCAAATATGAGTAATAGACAGTCACTTTCACATTAATCTACTACTTTCCACAACTCAAGTCAACCATATTAGAATCGTGGCAAAAAATGTGACACAAAAAAGTTGTCCCCAGACTTTCTTCCTTGTTAATTTATGACAAACTGTGCGGACATCATTATGCCAAAAATTGGGCACTTTAGACTTGTTAATGAAAGCTTAGGAATATATTTATTTGCAGAGGATCCTCTGATAGTGTACGAGGTATTGTATGTGACAGATAATTCTGTCACACACAACTCAGACTCCAAAGCATCTGATTCTCTCATTGATAGTtgatacatacatatatagaaTTTCCAAATTATCTACTTGAGTCCAATAGCAAGGTTGTTGTTCTAAGGTTGTTTTGGTCACTTCAAAGATTCAAATCTTTCTTATTATATGTTCTAATCTTAGTGCTTCGTACTACTTTGGTTATTTCTTGGCAACTCAAGAAGTCTTagtatatcttctcaaaaaaagaggaGTCTTAGTATATAGCTTATTGTTTAATTGTAATAGACTTATAGTATATATGCAATATTGACATAGACATAGATCAAGAAGAGGCTATCATGAAGAGAAAGTATGcggaaggaggaagaggagAGAGTGCAGCCATTGACGAAGAAGAGGAGAAGATCAATACCTTCTTCACTTTGGTTAGGAACATCCGGGACACGCATAATCAGTCGTTAATGCGTGAATCAGAGGAGAAAggtaaaggaaaaggaaaagaaaaagaaaaagaaagagaaatgaaatcAACTTGGACCCCATCATTCAAATGGGAAGATTTTGAGGAGGATGTGCAATTGAGAAACAATTTTGTAATGCCTCCTAGTTCTTCCAAGAAGGAAGAACATTGCAAGActgaagaacaagaagaattgGATCTCAACCTTTCACTTTGATGCGGAGTTATACCATTCTTAATAACAAGGTACGAAGAgattcaaaagaagaaaaaggttttTCTGCATTTTGATGTTTTCATTACATTCTTCCTTAATATGTTCACGTGTTCTTTGTCTTTAACCTTTTATTGCAGACAATAAAAACGGAGTTGTTTGGTCAATTAAGTTTGCACAGCTGTCCTGTGAGATTTTTTCACGTTGTATTTGGTTTTATCACacataatcaataaataaagaCCCATTTAGATAATTTTTATACTAAGCTATGCAGAATTGACTGGCAAAGATGTAGTTCACGGACTGAAAATTCTGTACATATTGCAGTAAACTAATAGAAACACAATACTACTATAGATGAACAATGCCCATTTGATTCTTAGTAAACGACAGAACATGTATATATTGCTTCTACTATTTGGATTAGTAATATACAAAGGTGTATCTGACATACTAGAGTGTTCTTTAACTTTCAAGAAAACCTTCTCATAGGCAAAAATCGATTATGCATGTGTCCTTATCGTCCATGCACATCGGTGTTATTATTGCTCCTCTTTATATCCACATCAACACTTTTATCTGTAATGCACTAATAGCGGTTGAGGCAACTCTAGGTACTTTCTttgatattatataaaattcttttttcttgcaaaattaCTGATCTCGCATACACACCTCATCTGATAATGGTCAACTAGTATGTCTCATCttcaatcaaatcatcaaattcTGGTTTCTTCCCATTGATGATGTCAaactacttttctttttgggcATGACCAAGACATGATTGTTGCACTTTTATTTTGGAATTCTCCACTGAATCATAAACAAAGACAAAGATCTTGAAATCATTAGAAAGGGACAAATGAACCTATTTAATGGAGAGCCCTTGAAGAATGAAGCCCCATTTGCGCAATTAATCAACTTTAAGAAAACAACACTGCAATTGAGAATGTAGGACCCTGTCTCTAGTTCACTTCACTTGAATGCTTGCTGGGGAAAATTATGTCCATTGCTTTACTTCTTCAATAACTGTTGAAAAGAGCCTTTTTCTATTTGACAacagtttttcttttgtatgttTGAAATTATTGGAAAGTGAAAGTTGACCTTCTGTTGGATTCTGATGGCTCTGATGTTGGGATGAGTCTCAGCCAAAATTAAAACGTCTTAAATAATTGCATAGCCAGATCAATATTGCATTTGCAATTCAAGTgccaatttttatatattgtgaAATGTATTAAGGAAATTCCACTTGTATTTGCGACTTTGTATGGGCTTCTGTACTATATAACTAGGTCTCTTTACTTAATTGCTTAAGCTTTTGGTTGGATACTCTAACAAAATGTACATACATCATTGTGAATGGAAGGCATAAATCAGGCAGGTTTTCCTTGCACCATGAAAGGCATGTGCCAGTTTGGTGTCTGTGTGTGCGCgtgtatgtgagagagagagagagagagagagagagagaggttatgTCAATCCATTCAATGAACAACcgctaatttttttggtaagaagCAATAGAAATAATTAATTTCTCACAGAACATTCTCTGATATATCTTTTACAAATTGGCACAATTCTAGGGATATATATTGTGTCTTGAAGTAGGGAGCAGAAAAGGAACAACCTTATAATCCCAACCAAAACAGCACATTCAATACACTCAAATACAACAACATTCACTATTATATCTGTTACAAGAAAGTGGCACAAGGCTATGGTTATATGTCTACTCTAGAAGAAGGAAAACAGAAAGAAGGAATACTTTACAATGCCAACCAAAACAGCACATcagaatgaagaaagaaaattgaacaaacaattgaaaactTCTTACAAAGGCATAGATATTAGACAGGTCTATTCTTCCTCCTATTTTGTTTCTGTGTTAAGAGGACTCTTCCCTAAATTAGATGATTTCCCTTCACTCTTTGGAGTATGTGATTGTGGTGTCCTTGGACTATGTGGTCCTCTTCCACTAGACCGAGGACTTAGCTCCCCTTTTAGTTCACCAACACGAGGACTATACGAGGCACGTGGGCTCTGAAAGCTTTTGCGGTCATTTGATGGTGTTGCTGTGGAGCTTGTGATCTTAGGACTACTTACATGCTTAAACTCACCACGGCTTCTTGTGATAACTTCATCAAAAATCTCTCCTTCACCTGCAAGGGAAGCTCCAGCACCCAGCTCTGCCTCCTGTTTGGTGGACATCAAATATGCAATGAATGTGTAAACATTTTAAGCAGTACTAGTAGGATTAGTAAGGACTCATTATATGAAAGACTAAAGTAAGGATTTAACTTCCCAagtttttaagaagaaaaatttacCGTAGCAAGGGTAAATGGTAAAGCTGGTGCCTCTTCATACTCTGCTGCATCCAAGTCTTGAAGATGAGCGCCTTTGAAAAACTTGGGCAGAAAGTACTGCCTAACAGGAACCAAAAGCATGATCAGCATAGGAAACATAACCCCGGCAATTGGAATCCATGTAAGTCCAAAACATGTAAGCAAATAAATTGTTTGGAAAATGGTGAATGTTGCAATTGACTTGAAAGGCACTGTTTCCACAAAAGTAGCATGGTACTCCTCAAGGACTCTGCAggaaaagaaattcattttatcTTAGAGATAgtgaagaaaggaaaatataaataaactaagGGAAAGGATTTAAAGTTGTTACTTGTATCTTCTGCTAGGTGCTGTGAAGAGCAATAAGATTCTTTCCCAGAATTGGTTGCCGGGTAAATTTTCAATGGCCATGAATGCAAAGTAGCCCCAAAGAACTGAGGTGGGTATCATTTTGAGTAAGGGCATGGCTGCAACACATCCTCCCACCATTGTAGCTTGAAGTAAGTTACTAACACGCTGTTCCTTCACCTCAACAGGCAATAGATCATCTATTTCCTTCTCAACATCAAATAATGTCTCATCAACTGGGGCATCCATTTGCCCCGTACTAGTAGCTGCTTGAATGGTTGATTCTTTTAATTCCTTTAGTCcctgataaaaaaataattcacatTATTAGTTTAAGCAGGACCTTAATACTGTCTTATCTTGACTTTGATGacttaaataataaatcaactATTTAGGTGAAGCCATTCACTAATTATCGGTGCATTCTCAGTTTGAAGATTAATTAAATCATGCAACTAAATGAGCCCCTTTGAAGTCATTACTCATTAACTGAGAATGCTTAGTCATAAAGATATGCACATGTTGTGCCATATGAGCCTAATAGTCCTTTGTCCCCTGGATTATATCCTTGAGGATATCATGACTATGATTTCGTGCCCTTTGCAAGAAAACAGCATAGCAATCTTATAACATGAAACCTAAAACCCATGTGCGTAACAATCTTACCTGAATTGAGGCCTCCTGGTAGACCAAAGGGGTCTGCATTTGATGATAGGCTTCTTGCATATTCCCATACAGCTGTCCCAAGCTAGCATTTTTTCTGATACTTCCACGTGCTGCTTGAACAAGTCTATTGCGAAGCAACTGCATAATAGCCAAATTAACATTTACcatgaaaaacaataaataaacaGAAAAAGAGCAATATCTACTGCCATATATACAAAATAGCATGTTCTGAAAATGGACTTTATGGATAGATTACCTGATGTTTAAGGGTAGCCAAACTCTTTGTATGCATTGGAGATTGTGGGATAACTCCATTTGATGGAGGGATACCAAGAAGACCACACAATAAGGTCTGCCATCAAGAGTATTCAATATATCACAGGAGGATGAAGtagaaattacaaatttagTGTATTCTCAATTGAAAGTGAGAAGTAGCAGGACGAAGTTACATACCAGAAACCCCAACAGAAGTAAGTCATAATGGTAAGAAGATGGTTTtctcaaattaaattctttctGTTGAGCTAGTTGAGATGCTACACTATGGTCAAAATAGTAAAGCACTGCAATCATTGTTGCAGGAATGAAAGCTCCAATTATGTAGACAACAGGAACATCTAGCATATCCTGTCGGGTTCAATTGTAAATCATCCAATCAATCTTCTATCCAGACAGAATACAACAAATCTTCTTGTAATTACAAAACTTGTGAAACATACCTTAACGACAGTCCAATTCTCATACGCACCAGGTGACCACGGATTTGGGCTGAAGAGGCGCCGTGGGATCCCTTTTGGAACACTGCCAGATGGTATGTAAGAAACAGCTGTCCAGACTAGAACCATAAGTGGTACACCATAATCTGCTATTAGGCTTCGAAGCGAACCTGTCAAACAAGTTGGAAATCTTTTAATTGATAGAAGGCACTACATTTACCACAACGTTTTGAGAGTATTGAAGCAAAGTTCTCTGCAGAATTTTCTGATACAGCACCAGCAACATGCAGAATGAAGCTTTCCGACTTACCAGACCCATACCGCCATGACCTCGCCTTCCGACTTTTTAATGCTGTTAGCAGAAGGCCAAATGACAGAACCAAAGCAAACATGCCATTGGCAAATCTCCACGAAGGTatgaactcagttaaacttgtattttctccACTTGGGATGCGAAACTCATCTACTAGCCCCTGAGaaatcaaacaacaacaaaaaaatgaaattggattCTAAAAATAGCGAGAAGTCATACTACTGCTCTCATCTAGATAAAAGAAAGTTGAAGTAGTATATGACACTGCTGTGAAAGGCTTTAATAATATTAACATTTTGTGAATTCCCTGAACAACAGAACAAAGGagtagaaaaacaaaaatcaagttaCAGAATTCTTACTTTTATAGCTTGTTGCATGAAGAGCATTGCTATTAGTAGACCAAACAATTCTCCCGCCACACGAGTAAACCTATTGATAATAGAGCATGCTCCTAAGATAGCCAGTAATATTAGCAGGAATGATGTCCAGACACATACCCTGTTAACATCAAATGATTAGATAAGTTCTGTGAATTATAGAATTAAACAAGAGAATTCAAAGCAGTATCGTGGAAATCCATGTCAAAGACATCAACATATATAGCATCTTTCCTTTTACAAGATCTTGAACACATTGCTTACCATCCACTCCATGCCAGAAACAAATTTCGACCCAAGCCTGATCTCTCTTTAGCAAAATTAAACATGAATGTATACATAATCACAGTTGGTTCTGCAACACCTAATATCAACAAAGGTTGACCTCCAATGATTGAGTGTATAATCCCACAAAGTGCAGTGGATGCTAAGGTTTGCACGGCTGTCAGAATTCCCTCTGCAAGTACCAGGTGGAAAATATCATGCATAAAGTTTTcaacataattttcattttggccTTAATAATTTATCACGTTCCCTTATTCTCTTTGggattctttctttttccaatgcTTCTGTCTAATCAAGATCAAAGCTTTAAGCTTCAGTGGTGTAACTTTGGAGAATTATACTGTATCTTTTTAAGATAAAGAATATTCTACTGCAGATCTAATTAAAGTGACTAGTTTTGAAGTTTAGGTGTACCAGTGTCTCTCTCCAGTTGTTCACCAAATGAAATGACTGGTATTGCTGAGGCGAAGAATATATATGTGGTGGGAGCCAGAATCCTGAAAGCAATAAAATTGTGTCACCAAGACTGTATTAGACTAAATCATAAATAGTCAACAGCATACACAAGGAAGTTTATGATTGGAAATGATCAATTAAGATAGTATGTGAGTTTTACCTGTAGCCTGCTCTTATGCCACCAGTCCAGTCTTGCTTGTAACACCTTAATCTTCCTCTAAGGTCATTCTTGATTCCTTCAAATGGTACAAATGTCTCTTCCATGGTCCTTTCTTTGTAGAATTCAGTCAATGCGTGATCTTCCTTATCTAATGGCTTCCAAGAGAAAGAATAGCCTCAAGGACTAAAAACACTCAAGAGGGTCAAGTATAGTGGCAGTTCCATTTGTGAGAATCAAGTCAAGGTGAACGAATCAATTACATGATGTGGGATTTCCACAAGTTCTAGACTTCTAGTAAAGAAGGTGTGAAAGACTCAAAACAAGTGGGCTTGATTCAAGAAGAAAATGTGTTCATGGTTTAACAAACATGGCAAAGTGCATGATTCACTGCCTTTCAAAGACCAAAAAAGTGATGAGCAGTGTCACTTGTGATGAAGCTTCTTAAGTGCAGAGAGCAAGAGTAGTTTAGGCAGGTTGATCACCAACAAGAGCACCCCAGCATTCAGAAGTGCTTCATGGTATCAACGTGTGGGCATTGAGAAGAGAGGGAAGGTCCAAATATATTAGCTTCAAAAAAGGTGTTGTACAAAAGGGGAGGTAAATTTTTTGGTTAGACAGCAAAGCGAGTTATAAAGGAATTTTTAGTGAATCTCACTGCCTTTGCTAGGAATACAGATCATTCGTCTTCCAAATCCTTAACACCTCATTGGCCTATCCTTTTGATTGGGCCACGTCAGCAACTCAGCATTCACTTTTTTAGCTGGACCCACTTGAAAGTAGACTGTGTCTTCCTGTCAGAATGTAACCTCCCTTAGGGAATGATCAATAATGGCACTGTTAATTGCAATGTCCAAGTACACTATAGGACCAATATCCACCTCTGATCTTGTCATGTCTGCAAGGTTGTGGGCAAAAATCTAGATGGGTGTTAAATATTAATTGTTCAATAAGTCTggatacataattttttttttttttttttttcacaataagtTATATAACAAGGTATTAATGATAGATAACAAAATAATGTAGATAGTCTAATATATTGAACTTAACTTGATTCAATTACGTGTTCGTATCGTGTTTAATCCAATATATTGAAGTATTGGATAAAAGTTTTGTCCCTTTTATTGTTGTgtaaaatattaatgtttacCTATTAAATCTTCAGCCTCCTCTGCTCACAAATGGGTGTCTTCCTGTCCTTGCGGCATATTGATAGTTGATGCTGAGACCTTGAATTattgaacctaaaaaaaaaaggcttaaaaGAGTTGAAATATGAAATGGTGGCCCGGGAGCAGGCGGTATCAGCTTGCGTAAAGTACAACAAAACAAGTTGACCTAATTGTTCCACTCAATTATTCACTTTTCAATTGATTTTAAGTTGCATCAAATAATACTAtatctttagcattttcctcTTCCGACCAATTGAACTATATATGGGGTTTAATTAGTTGACTGAAATATTATGTAGGTAGAGGCTAAGGAGTGATTTGAATTTTAGTGATATTGAATTGTACACCATGTGCTTTGAACAACTCATCATTTTATTAGCTACCTTACAGAACCATTCATTCACAAAGCCAACAAATAGGTTTCCTTCTATGAAGTATGAACAACGATGCAATATTCcttcttctatttatttatttttttcactttgatTTGGGGGCCTCTAATTAACATTTACATAGAATAGTAGCTTAGCTACTACTCTAGCcaaagttttaattttatggTGGCATATATGTCACATTCTTAATaagccacaaaaaaaaaaaaaaaaaaaacaatatcacAACCCTAGCCACGTCGAAATTATATGTATATGACATTACTTTGCATGCTTTATGTGGGGCCAAGCAGACATCATGGCCGTACAAGTTATAACCATGTAATTTGTTTTGTTacatctttttttaatttttaatttttttattatagtatTTTTCTATCAACAAGagattataattatataataaatgaatgaatgaatgaaatgaCTTCACCGGCTATAACCTTCAATTAGTTAAATGTTTTAACGGTGTTGGATAACTTATTGTATTAGCTTTATGTGATGTGGAAGTAAAAGTATGACGAATACGTAGCGTggtgaaatttttattatagtGTATGGTCCTTAAATctctatataatataaatttccTAGCCCTATCTCAAAGTAAACGACCTTATCTTTTACAATTGGTCCTTCTAGCCTAGTGTTATCAGGTTCCTTTTGTAACCGTTAGTGCAAACCCCCGAAAGAAACAAttacccagaaaaaaaaaaaaaaaagaccttatATTTTTGATCTACTAATGGAATATTAtatgatcttaaaaaaaaaaaaattggaatataATATGAAGGAACGAGGAATTGAAGATATTATTCATCGGGAGAAAATAGTGAGGATGTCACATAATGCTTTAATGCATTTATTAttccataatttttcattttactactaAGAGAAGCAACTTCaaaggaaataataataataataattataatattgcTGATGAGGACAAATAATTGTATATAATAACTATTTAGTCATACGTACGTGTGCATTTgacatgattaattttgccagcttattttactattcagcttatttttgctactatttatgggttctactatattttttttgtattattcatgggtcctactgtattatttcaactaattcttacctttatttacagtacttttagcaaaaattttttagcaaaataagcggatcccaaacatttttttaaggCCACATATTTCTCAAATATTTCCCGTCAAGCATTCTATATATCTTTccatctttttttgttttttgttttttttgtttttttttgttttgagttttgaaatcAAATGAGAATCCAAAATCATTTGCCTAAATTTGAGAATATTATATATCACTTTGAGTTAGAGTCAAACATACACATTGACAATTGGATTATAGTTGTAACTAGCTAGCCCTTAATATTAAACATTTGGAGTAATGTACTGGCCATGAAGGAATTGCCCGCTATTCTTGATATATTCTATA
This region includes:
- the LOC126708108 gene encoding protein NIM1-INTERACTING 1-like gives rise to the protein MKRKYAEGGRGESAAIDEEEEKINTFFTLVRNIRDTHNQSLMRESEEKGKGKGKEKEKEREMKSTWTPSFKWEDFEEDVQLRNNFVMPPSSSKKEEHCKTEEQEELDLNLSL
- the LOC126708777 gene encoding probable boron transporter 2, with product MEETFVPFEGIKNDLRGRLRCYKQDWTGGIRAGYRILAPTTYIFFASAIPVISFGEQLERDTEGILTAVQTLASTALCGIIHSIIGGQPLLILGVAEPTVIMYTFMFNFAKERSGLGRNLFLAWSGWVCVWTSFLLILLAILGACSIINRFTRVAGELFGLLIAMLFMQQAIKGLVDEFRIPSGENTSLTEFIPSWRFANGMFALVLSFGLLLTALKSRKARSWRYGSGSLRSLIADYGVPLMVLVWTAVSYIPSGSVPKGIPRRLFSPNPWSPGAYENWTVVKDMLDVPVVYIIGAFIPATMIAVLYYFDHSVASQLAQQKEFNLRKPSSYHYDLLLLGFLTLLCGLLGIPPSNGVIPQSPMHTKSLATLKHQLLRNRLVQAARGSIRKNASLGQLYGNMQEAYHQMQTPLVYQEASIQGLKELKESTIQAATSTGQMDAPVDETLFDVEKEIDDLLPVEVKEQRVSNLLQATMVGGCVAAMPLLKMIPTSVLWGYFAFMAIENLPGNQFWERILLLFTAPSRRYKVLEEYHATFVETVPFKSIATFTIFQTIYLLTCFGLTWIPIAGVMFPMLIMLLVPVRQYFLPKFFKGAHLQDLDAAEYEEAPALPFTLATEAELGAGASLAGEGEIFDEVITRSRGEFKHVSSPKITSSTATPSNDRKSFQSPRASYSPRVGELKGELSPRSSGRGPHSPRTPQSHTPKSEGKSSNLGKSPLNTETK